One Myxococcota bacterium DNA segment encodes these proteins:
- a CDS encoding ABC transporter ATP-binding protein, producing the protein MQVHVKDLCHAYGKKAVLDAVSFNVNSGEVVGILGVNGAGKSTLQKLLCGLLPVQQGYISPIAKEKLGVVFQDASLDPKLTGFENLRLFAGLYADAVVPDTVSGVDLNVPVKQLSGGMKRKLEIARVFVHNPSLVLMDEPTTGLDLRAFEEFWHNLRSRSATVLINTHKSEEAERCDRLLVIHEGRILLSETPAEFKKRVSGDRIILRVKGEGEKVVIAEDGHTLVPRLVESYPPQMVESVEVRRPTLADAFLHVTGVSLT; encoded by the coding sequence ATGCAAGTTCATGTAAAGGACCTTTGTCATGCATATGGCAAAAAGGCTGTTTTAGATGCTGTCTCGTTTAATGTGAACTCCGGTGAAGTGGTTGGCATCTTAGGTGTTAACGGCGCAGGTAAAAGCACGCTACAAAAGCTTTTGTGCGGTTTGTTGCCGGTGCAGCAAGGTTACATCAGCCCCATTGCTAAAGAAAAACTCGGCGTGGTGTTTCAAGATGCCAGTTTGGATCCAAAGCTCACGGGCTTCGAAAATTTAAGGCTCTTTGCGGGTTTATATGCCGATGCCGTTGTTCCTGATACAGTTTCCGGTGTCGATTTAAACGTGCCGGTGAAACAGCTCTCGGGCGGTATGAAACGCAAGCTGGAAATAGCGCGTGTATTTGTTCATAATCCTTCTTTGGTACTGATGGATGAGCCGACCACAGGTTTAGATTTGCGGGCTTTCGAAGAGTTTTGGCATAATTTAAGATCTCGATCGGCAACGGTCTTGATTAATACGCATAAATCTGAAGAAGCCGAGCGCTGTGACCGTTTGTTGGTCATTCATGAAGGTCGCATTTTATTGTCCGAAACACCTGCAGAGTTTAAAAAACGGGTGTCGGGCGATCGCATTATCTTGCGCGTTAAAGGCGAGGGCGAAAAAGTGGTTATTGCTGAAGATGGGCATACTTTGGTGCCTCGGTTGGTGGAGTCCTACCCCCCGCAGATGGTGGAGTCTGTGGAAGTTCGTAGGCCCACTTTAGCAGATGCTTTCCTGCACGTGACCGGAGTGTCTCTCACATGA
- a CDS encoding ABC transporter permease, producing MSNWRMIRVLFVRELLKMVKEPSRLVGIIVQPLIFWVVIGSGFVPSFRVADNASLGYQDFFFVGIIAMVILFSAIFSTITLIDDRNSGFMQAVLVAPGGRFALVLGKVLGISALAMIQASLLIMIGALCGFSMAQTDWALLVLFLLLGSMALASLGFVFAWGSSSTAAYHALMGMILIPLWILSGAMFPPDTAWMKVVVLVNPIAWLVSGLRAAFAGGVAPLGSVVPALTMDVCLIALAIFAAVMIGLGSWLCRKG from the coding sequence ATGAGCAACTGGCGAATGATCCGTGTGCTATTTGTGCGCGAGCTTCTTAAAATGGTTAAGGAGCCGTCCAGGTTGGTTGGAATTATCGTTCAGCCTTTAATTTTCTGGGTGGTTATTGGATCGGGGTTTGTGCCGAGTTTCAGGGTGGCAGATAACGCGAGCCTTGGTTATCAAGATTTTTTCTTTGTCGGCATTATTGCCATGGTGATTTTATTTTCTGCCATTTTTTCGACCATTACATTGATTGACGACAGAAATTCTGGGTTTATGCAGGCTGTGCTGGTCGCGCCTGGGGGTAGATTCGCTTTGGTGCTCGGCAAGGTGTTGGGCATTTCGGCTTTGGCAATGATTCAAGCCAGCCTTTTGATTATGATTGGCGCGTTATGCGGTTTTTCGATGGCGCAAACCGATTGGGCTCTTTTGGTCTTATTTCTGTTGCTGGGTAGCATGGCGCTGGCGTCTCTTGGCTTCGTGTTTGCTTGGGGTAGCTCGTCTACAGCGGCCTATCACGCGCTCATGGGCATGATTTTGATTCCGTTGTGGATTCTATCCGGTGCCATGTTTCCGCCAGATACCGCTTGGATGAAAGTGGTGGTACTTGTTAACCCCATTGCTTGGTTGGTTTCTGGGCTCAGGGCAGCTTTTGCTGGCGGGGTAGCACCTTTAGGAAGTGTGGTGCCGGCGTTAACGATGGATGTTTGCCTTATCGCACTAGCAATATTTGCCGCGGTCATGATAGGCCTAGGTAGCTGGCTATGTCGAAAAGGCTAA